Proteins from a genomic interval of Helicoverpa zea isolate HzStark_Cry1AcR chromosome 13, ilHelZeax1.1, whole genome shotgun sequence:
- the LOC124635638 gene encoding uncharacterized protein LOC124635638, translated as MGIENMRRWPMYIVFAVCILLLLSLFNSWSAETELRNRVSEISTQLQECSKQQTSCMEESLTLLEQRDGYVIKVNELDKQKSKLVDDVEEFKSKLSKSEGQVNHTKVDVELCKTELQSLKNLQVSKTAIIETLRLEKDTLTTQLAERKQKIEDLEKEIEKLKMALTTKSASNSSASPKVTPAAQPPKMSPALSAHNPINEPVLENDAKEEIEDTNALNDGNDFDPQL; from the coding sequence ATGGGCATAGAAAACATGCGTCGTTGGCCTATGTACATCGTATTTGCTGTgtgtattttattgttacttTCACTATTTAATAGTTGGAGTGCGGAGACTGAATTGCGAAACAGAGTTTCGGAGATAAGTACACAACTTCAGGAATGCTCCAAGCAACAGACATCTTGCATGGAAGAATCTTTAACTTTACTTGAACAGCGCGACGGATATGTGATCAAAGTGAACGAATTAGATAAACAAAAATCTAAATTAGTTGACGACGTCGAAGAATTTAAGAGTAAGCTGTCGAAGTCTGAGGGCCAGGTGAATCACACGAAGGTGGATGTGGAGCTATGTAAGACAGAGTTACAGTCATTGAAGAACTTGCAAGTGAGTAAGACTGCCATAATAGAAACATTAAGGTTAGAGAAAGATACCTTGACAACTCAGTTAGCTGAGAGGAAGCAGAAGATAGAGGATTTAGAGAAAGAGATTGAGAAGCTGAAGATGGCTTTGACAACAAAGAGTGCATCAAATTCTTCAGCGTCCCCTAAGGTGACTCCGGCTGCCCAGCCGCCCAAGATGAGTCCAGCTCTGAGTGCCCACAACCCTATCAATGAACCAGTATTAGAGAATGATGCTAAGGAAGAGATTGAGGACACAAATGCCCTGAATGATGGCAATGACTTTGATCCTCAGTTATAA
- the LOC124635636 gene encoding uncharacterized protein LOC124635636 has translation MSSPATPHKRTSQVKLMKASHETNNNTSNKFCERQQARTFISWYKRMIDNERYNLALYLSDDAMLEWFGRTIKTRKKVTAFLKYDMQCSRHDFTTVESINKIQTRHERVQRKDDSVLASLLHSPEIIRTKDRCHKRRLLRSNCNSPEWAEGCQPQDEISIDKNQKTDKSGPDVENINELDHNTLKRSFPDDDSDISSKGDGLRKVKRKCVPVTPPNNEVGQGDCLPSTSGTDSGRSHDTLNAQLPKLAVECNGYIEFTRTRNSRSTDAMKWERKCKVQISYSEDPLNVGEYIIWALQYTDDSKCRRNLLAAFEEVAKEEELKKV, from the exons ATGTCATCACCAGCCACACCTCATAAGCGTACCAGTCAAGTAAAACTAATGAAGGCATCTCATGAAACCAACAACAATACGAGCAACAAATTCTGTGAACGTCAACAAGCTAGAACATTTATCAGCTGGTACAAACGCATGATAGATAATGAACGGTACAACTTAGCACTGTACTTATCTGACGATGCTATGCTTGAATGGTTCGGACGGACcattaaaacaagaaaaaaagttACAGCCTTCCTAAAATATGATATGCAATGTTCACGCCATGATTTCACTACAGTTGAAAGTATAAATAAGATTCAAACGAGGCATGAGAGAGTGCAAAG GAAAGATGACTCAGTCCTGGCTAGTCTACTGCACTCCCCTGAAATCATAAGAACAAAAGACAGATGTCACAAAAGGAGGCTGCTCAGGTCCAACTGCAACAGCCCAGAGTGGGCTGAGGGTTGCCAGCCTCAAGATGAAATTAGCATAGACAAGAATCAAAAGACTGACAAAAGTGGGCCTGATgtagaaaatattaatgaacTAGATCACAACACATTGAAAAGATCATTCCCAGACGATGATTCAGATATAAGCAGCAAAGGCGATGGCTTACGTAAGGTGAAGAGGAAGTGTGTGCCGGTCACACCTCCCAACAATGAAGTCGGACAAGGGGACTGTCTTCCTTCCACAAGTGGAACAGATTCAGGCAGGTCACATGATACACTTAATGCCCAGTTGCCAAAATTAGCTGTTGAGTGTAACGGCTACATAGAGTTCACTAGAACAAGGAACAGTCGAAGTACTGATGCTATGAAATGGGAAAGGAAGTGTAAAGTACAAATAAGTTACTCAGAAGATCCTTTGAATGTTGGTGAGTATATAATTTGGGCATTACAGTATACAGATGACAGTAAGTGTAGAAGGAACCTGCTGGCTGCTTTTGAGGAGGTTGCTAAAGAAGAGGAACTTAAGAAAGTTTAG